A stretch of Arachis hypogaea cultivar Tifrunner chromosome 15, arahy.Tifrunner.gnm2.J5K5, whole genome shotgun sequence DNA encodes these proteins:
- the LOC112750656 gene encoding pentatricopeptide repeat-containing protein At4g04790, mitochondrial isoform X1 — translation MRHSYFSYVRNLTRFSSRSRSAAYSSFFSEFDGDSTLASLKLKQSPASDDSSNVAFKKISSIYYGDSISVKKPMSKRNDNAKESQSQPENYLLALCESERKKEILELLEIINIKKLSSVESVEKIFQALGRHQLEPVAENFLLDFKTSDYETNNITNFIASYAVSIPNLSIENVITKFKDLHQTLEVSPSSSSYEKLILHSCTLREVRVALDIVDEMCEEGLTLSNEMLQSILQTCEETSEYNLVHRIFSTIRQYNLETNDKTFRCMIDLFLKMKDLEGAYRKLDEMGELNLKPSASMYNTIMAECFRESTKCIYSIRRQQNMPLHERIISYLEIARLYHFTRLNTHWFYVDEPLVSAFIERWCLKTHTFHMPFGECTIMLQNVAY, via the exons ATGCGCCATTCATACTTCTCCTACGTTAGAAATCTAACCCGATTCAGTTCACGTTCACGTTCTGCTGCATACTCTTCCTTCTTTTCGGAATTCGATGGAGATTCTACACTCGCAAGCCTCAAACTTAAACAATCCCCTGCTTCAG ATGATTCTTCTAATGTGGCGTTTAAGAAGATTTCTTCTATTTACTACg GTGATAGTATCTCGGTGAAGAAACCCATGTCTAAGAGAAATGATAATGCAAAAGAGTCCCAAAGTCAGCCAG AAAATTATTTATTGGCTCTTTGTGAGAGTGAGCGGAAGAAGGAGATATTGGAGCTATTGgaaatcataaacataaaaaagcTTTCATCTGTAGAATCTGTAGAAAAGATATTTCAGGCATTAGGAAGGCATCAATTGGAACCTGTTGCGGAGAACTTCCTTTTAGACTTCAAAACAAGTG ATTATGaaacaaataatattacaaacttcATTGCAAGTTATGCTGTTAGCATCCCAAATTTATCG ATTGAGAATGTCATTACAAAATTCAAGGATTTGCACCAAACACTTGAAGTGTCACCTTCATCCTCATCATATGAGAAGCTAATTTTACATAGCTGTACATTGCGCGAG GTGCGTGTAGCTCTTGATATTGTTGATGAAATGTGTGAAGAGGGCTTGACTTTATCAAATGAGATGTTACAGTCCATATTACAAACTTGTGAGGAAACATCTGAATATAATTTG GTTCATCGGATCTTCTCTACAATACGCCAGTACAATCTGGAGACAAATGATAAGACATTTAGATGTATGATAGACTTGTTCTTGAAGATGAAAGAC CTTGAAGGTGCATATAGAAAGCTCGATGAAATGGGGGAACTGAATTTGAAACCATCAGCTAGCATGTACAATACCATAATGGCAGAATGTTTTAGAGAG TCGACTAAGTGTATTTATAGTATTAGGAGACAACAAAATATGCCTCTACATGAGCGGATCATATCTTATTTGGAAATCGCTCGCTTGTATCACTTTACTAGGCTGAACACTCATTGGTTTTATGTGGATGAGCCTCTGGTGAGTGCATTTATTGAGAGGTGGTGTCTTAAGACGCACACCTTCCACATGCCGTTTGGAGAGTGCACCATCATGTTGCAGAATGTGGCATATTAG
- the LOC112750656 gene encoding uncharacterized protein isoform X2, whose amino-acid sequence MRHSYFSYVRNLTRFSSRSRSAAYSSFFSEFDGDSTLASLKLKQSPASDDSSNVAFKKISSIYYGDSISVKKPMSKRNDNAKESQSQPENYLLALCESERKKEILELLEIINIKKLSSVESVEKIFQALGRHQLEPVAENFLLDFKTSDYETNNITNFIASYAVSIPNLSVRVALDIVDEMCEEGLTLSNEMLQSILQTCEETSEYNLVHRIFSTIRQYNLETNDKTFRCMIDLFLKMKDLEGAYRKLDEMGELNLKPSASMYNTIMAECFRESTKCIYSIRRQQNMPLHERIISYLEIARLYHFTRLNTHWFYVDEPLVSAFIERWCLKTHTFHMPFGECTIMLQNVAY is encoded by the exons ATGCGCCATTCATACTTCTCCTACGTTAGAAATCTAACCCGATTCAGTTCACGTTCACGTTCTGCTGCATACTCTTCCTTCTTTTCGGAATTCGATGGAGATTCTACACTCGCAAGCCTCAAACTTAAACAATCCCCTGCTTCAG ATGATTCTTCTAATGTGGCGTTTAAGAAGATTTCTTCTATTTACTACg GTGATAGTATCTCGGTGAAGAAACCCATGTCTAAGAGAAATGATAATGCAAAAGAGTCCCAAAGTCAGCCAG AAAATTATTTATTGGCTCTTTGTGAGAGTGAGCGGAAGAAGGAGATATTGGAGCTATTGgaaatcataaacataaaaaagcTTTCATCTGTAGAATCTGTAGAAAAGATATTTCAGGCATTAGGAAGGCATCAATTGGAACCTGTTGCGGAGAACTTCCTTTTAGACTTCAAAACAAGTG ATTATGaaacaaataatattacaaacttcATTGCAAGTTATGCTGTTAGCATCCCAAATTTATCG GTGCGTGTAGCTCTTGATATTGTTGATGAAATGTGTGAAGAGGGCTTGACTTTATCAAATGAGATGTTACAGTCCATATTACAAACTTGTGAGGAAACATCTGAATATAATTTG GTTCATCGGATCTTCTCTACAATACGCCAGTACAATCTGGAGACAAATGATAAGACATTTAGATGTATGATAGACTTGTTCTTGAAGATGAAAGAC CTTGAAGGTGCATATAGAAAGCTCGATGAAATGGGGGAACTGAATTTGAAACCATCAGCTAGCATGTACAATACCATAATGGCAGAATGTTTTAGAGAG TCGACTAAGTGTATTTATAGTATTAGGAGACAACAAAATATGCCTCTACATGAGCGGATCATATCTTATTTGGAAATCGCTCGCTTGTATCACTTTACTAGGCTGAACACTCATTGGTTTTATGTGGATGAGCCTCTGGTGAGTGCATTTATTGAGAGGTGGTGTCTTAAGACGCACACCTTCCACATGCCGTTTGGAGAGTGCACCATCATGTTGCAGAATGTGGCATATTAG